One part of the Pseudoliparis swirei isolate HS2019 ecotype Mariana Trench chromosome 6, NWPU_hadal_v1, whole genome shotgun sequence genome encodes these proteins:
- the rassf9 gene encoding ras association domain-containing protein 9: MAPFGKNFLKARQKHRTKDAESVEGEEIQVTVCNEDKVICGVTKHTTCTDMIQALLDDHESIPESKRLLHGEARDFCLVERWKGFERALPPLTRILRLWSAWGDQRPFIQFTLVKTSDFVPPPAKKAGKSKGAKPKRWEHQPQPAERQKRMVKKAFRKLEKLHKESKSSLPGAEEIDRMVQLILDQDHTIREQIRRMRGLDVGIEQFELEMQNEAAWEVSPAQSLGAHADEYPQEEYPHAGDAVEQIELEVQRHQQLILELSLDIDAELRRAADFPRSQHDDGGEREGASASRFPSETDELEGLREEVERSLFAGVSLHNQAAEMSKQLICYEAALASKDQECWQLAAQLSSLHIGEAGGGEEEESSPVPPMSETQCGGGGGGSSQAVKLKGSMSPLDVTDTDSDTGISSTHSQDSLSPCLDFPPPLDTDV, encoded by the coding sequence GACGAAGGATGCCGAGtctgtggagggagaggagattcAGGTCACGGTCTGCAACGAGGACAAGGTCATCTGCGGAGTAACGAAGCACACAACATGCACCGATATGATCCAGGCGCTACTGGACGACCACGAGTCGATCCCGGAGAGCAAGCGCCTCTTGCACGGCGAGGCCAGGGACTTCTGTCTCGTTGAGCGGTGGAAGGGTTTCGAGAGAGCCTTGCCTCCCCTCACCAGAATCCTGAGACTCTGGTCCGCCTGGGGGGACCAGAGACCCTTCATCCAGTTCACGCTCGTCAAAACCAGCGACTTCGTGCCTCCGCCCGCCAAGAAGGCCGGAAAGTCCAAAGGCGCCAAGCCCAAGCGATGGGAGCACCAGCCTCAGCCGGCGGAGAGGCAGAAGCGCATGGTGAAGAAAGCCTTCCGGAAGCTAGAGAAGCTCCACAAGGAGAGCAAGAGCTCCCTGCCGGGTGCCGAGGAGATCGACCGCATGGTGCAGCTCATCCTCGACCAGGACCACACCATCCGGGAGCAGATCCGACGCATGAGGGGGCTGGACGTGGGCATCGAGCAGTTTGAGCTGGAGATGCAGAATGAAGCGGCGTGGGAGGTTTCACCGGCTCAGAGTTTGGGGGCGCACGCCGACGAGTACCCGCAGGAGGAGTACCCGCATGCCGGCGACGCGGTCGAACAGATCGAGCTGGAGGTGCAGAGGCACCAGCAGCTCATCCTCGAGCTGTCTCTGGACATCGACGCCGAGCTGAGGAGGGCCGCCGACTTCCCTCGGAGCCAACACGACGACGGCGGCGAACGGGAAGGCGCGTCCGCTTCCCGGTTCCCCTCGGAGACGGACGAACTCGAGGGGCTgcgggaggaggtggagcgcaGCCTCTTCGCCGGCGTGTCCCTCCACAACCAGGCGGCGGAGATGAGCAAGCAGCTGATTTGCTACGAAGCCGCGCTGGCCTCCAAGGACCAGGAGTGCTGGCAGCTGGCCGCCCAGCTGAGCTCATTGCACATTggggaagcaggaggaggagaagaggaggagtccaGTCCTGTCCCGCCGATGAGCGAGACTcagtgcggcggcggcggcggcggctcgtcGCAGGCGGTGAAACTCAAAGGCAGCATGTCCCCTCTAGACGTTACTGACACAGACTCAGACACGGGGATTAGCTCCACGCACAGTCAGGACTCGCTGTCGCCGTGTCTGGACTTCCCTCCCCCGCTGGACACGGACGTTTGA